The following nucleotide sequence is from Primulina tabacum isolate GXHZ01 chromosome 2, ASM2559414v2, whole genome shotgun sequence.
GGTAGATATTCTCATCTTTTCAcactttttgtttttcttttgctTATTTTGTTTTTTGATAATATTCATATTTGGTTCATTGTTTTTATTTGCAGGTACTAGAGTCATGAATGTCGTAATGCTCTGTGAGGCTGCGAAGAAAAATGCGGGGAGTTCAACATCAGTACCCAAGAAGCTAGCTATTCCCGCAGTCACGACAAGCACGAAGGGAAACTGTTCTACTGCTACCAAGAAGCCTGCCAACTCACCTACTGCCGTGAAAAAGAAGAAGTTAGGCTCATGCTCCTCCACCCAGAAGCGAGTCTCATTCCCGCCTCCTTAGGATGAGTTCCCTCCTCATTCTGGCAAAGAGAAGACGTCTACTGATCCCAGCCCATCAGTCCAACATAAGGGAAGCGTAAAATCTCCAAGATCTCAGCCATAATAGCCTCTTTCCCAGAGGTGTTCGGATCAGATGATGAGCATCCTTCTGGGCAAGCGATACATCCTTTGTATACCTCAGAGTCAGTTATCGTGGGCCGAGGCCCTACTCACATAGCTCAGAAGCTATTATTTCAGCTGCCTTCCCCACGCAGACACGGCTTTCTTGATTTCACTGGATGGTCTGATTTAGCCCGCCGGACATGCAGCAATCTTACCGAGGTATATTTCTCCTTTCAAACTTTAACTTGATATTCAATATATGATTGATATTTTTCTTGTTCTCTCACTTTTGTCTCCTTTATTCAGGGCATCATGAATCTTGGGGAGTTGGTTGAGCGCGCTGACGTTATCAGATCCAGTGCCTGCCACAATTTACGTGAAGGTAAGGCTTTTCGTGACCAACTTCAGGCGACCATAGACGAGGCGAAAACAACACATGCTAAAGAGATTTCGAAGTCCCAAGCTCGAAGTGACGATCTTCAGAAGGAGAAACAAGAGCTTCAGCGACTGACAGAAGACCAAGCGAAGGAGATCCAGAAGCTGAAGGACGAGTTAAAGAGTTCCCGAGCTGAAATGACACAATCCGCAGGGACCTTAAAGACACCAAGGCGCAACATGCTACAGAAGCCTCCTCATTCAAAGAAGAATTCCTCAAGTCTGAAGAATTCAACGAGATTTGTGGTCCTAAAGCTTATCATTACTTGGAGGTGGGTTTCAAGGGTGCTGTCGACCTCTTCAAGGCTCACGGTTACCCTTCGCCAAGCGCTCCCACCGACTTCATCTACATCGAGGATTTCATAGTAAGTTTCCCTACTGATTCTTAGATCGTGCTTCTTTACTTATGCTATTTTTTCATTTACGCAGACGATGTATGCTTTCGGGCCGTATCTGTCATGCActgcattattttattttcgtacTTATTATGCGACTATGGATTTTATGATGCTTATATTTGGTTCTCTCCTTTTCCGCACTTTTGATATGTACGAAACTCGTTTTATTCCACATTGAGTATTTTGTGCTTGAATTTACTCCTTCTTCCGAGTTTATCTATGGTAAATAAAATCTTCAGGGTGTGAGCTTATCGAAGCTCTTTCCTTCTGGGCACCTCCTTTCTTCTGCAACACTTAACTTAGTAAATAAGATATAACTTTTGTTTCACTTCCACTAGGCACATCTTAAGtagataatatatgatttttatctctTCACCACTTCTCCGTTATTAGATGCAGTCCAGATAATAAAAACTCCACCTCTTCACCCCATGACTTTTAGCAAGAAGGCTATAAGACCCTCCACTAGCGTCCGATTAGTCACCTCCACATTCCCATTATTATGCGGGTAAGCTATAGAGGTAAAGACTTATTGGATCTTCATCTCTTTACATCAGGCTTGGATCTTAGCTACTTGGAACTGTCTTTCATTATTAGATATCAGCCTTCTAGGCACCCATATCTGCATACTATACTCTTCAACAAGAATTTCAAGACATCATTCTCGATGATCCTAGCCAAATGCTCTGCTCCTACCCATTTCAAAAAATAGTCCACTAATACCAACATAAATTTCTTCTGAGCGGGAGCTATAGGGAAAGGCCCCACAATATCAATTCCCCACTGGTCAAAAGGACAAGAGGCTACGACATTCTTCATCAGCGCAGCTGGCTGGTGGTGCAAACGGGCATGACGTTGACAACTATCACAGAACATCACTAATTCTTGGTCATCATGCAGCACTGAGGGACAACAATAACCTGCGAGCAACAGTTTCCTTGCCAAAGCGTAAGCTCCTAAGTGATTTCCACAACACCCCTCATGAACTTCCTGGAGCACATAATCAGCCTCTTGATAACTCAAGCATCAAAGAAGTGGCCCTGCAAAAGACCTTTTATACCACACTTCTCCAACTATCACATAGCGTGAACACTTTATCTTCAACCTACGAGCTTCACTAGGGTCATCAGGAAGCTTTCCTCCTTCAAGTAACCAGTTATGCCAGTCCTCCAATCTTCTTCTTCCTATTCCATTGTAGGCGACCGCGTGTGAGGTTTGAGTTTGACTTGGAATACCACATCCATAGTCTTCTAAATTCCCATTGTTCCAGTCATTTTGGCTAGAGTGTCTGCCCTTTCATTCTCCTTCCTGTGGATCTGCTCGAACGCAGCCTCTGTGAACTTCTCTCTAACCCTGTCCATCTCTTGGGCATACTCGATAAGTTTTTCATCTTTCACATCATATATTCCCTCCATTTGCTGCGCTACCAACTGTGAGTCAAAAAAAACAAGTACTCGAGTAGCTCCCACGTTTCTGGCTGCTCGAAGTCCTGCCAACACAGCCTCATACTTTGTCTCATTGTTGGATGCTCGAAATTCCAATCTTACGGCTAACTTCACCTCCTCTCCAGCTGGCGAAATCAATACTACCCCAACCCCACTTCCATCCTTTGACGAGGAACCATCCACATACACCTTCCAAGGGTCTTCATTCTCCCGATGCACATTCTCAGCCAAAATATCGGCTAAGGCTTGCGCTTTGATAGCTGTTCTTGGTTCATACTGGATGTCATACTCTCCCAGCTCAGTAGTCCAATTAACCAAATGGCCAGACATATCTGAATGAGTTAAGATCCTACCCAATGGACTGTTGGTGAGCACCACAATTGTATGAGATAGAAAGTAGGGTCTCAAGCGTCTCGCCATCATCATTAAAGCTAAAGACAATTTTTCCAACCCTGAGTATCTTATCTCTGCCCCTTTGAGTGCATGTGAAACATAGTATACTAGCTATTGAGTTGATCCCTCTAGCTTGACAAGGACCGAACTCACAGCTCCCTCGGTGGTAGATAAATATACCCACAAAGGCTCACCTGCTACCGGTTTGGCCAGGACAGGAAGCTCAGGAAGGTATTTCTTCAATTCTCCAAAAGCCTTCTCGCAATCCGGACCCCGTTTAAATTTTTTCACCTAATGCAAAGTTAGGAAGAACGGTAAGATTCTGTTAGTGGACCTCGAGATAAACCTCGCCAGTGCAGCAATCCTTCCTATTAACTTTTGCACCTCATTGGGTCCTCAAGGAGAAACCATATCTTGGATAGCTCGAACTTTCTCGTGGTTAGCCTCAATCCCCCTCTCTGTAACCATTTAACCCAAAAACTTCCGACCCCTCACCCCAAAAATACAATTATGATGGTTCAACTTCAGCCCATAGGACCTGAGGGTGGAAAAGGTTTCCACTAAATCAGGTATGAGCTAGGTTGAGTCCTTTGACTTCACCAtgatgtcgtccacatacactTCGACATTCCTTCCCACCTGCTTAGAAATAATATATCCATCAATCACTGATACGTGGCTCCGGCATTTTTGAGTCCGAAGGGCATGACCACGTAACAGAAAGTTCCTTCCGAGGTAATGAAAATCATTTTATCTTGGTCCTCCACAACCAAGGGGATTTGGTGGTACCCCTGATAAGCATCCAACATGCACAAATATTGATGTCCAGCTGTGGAGTCCACCAACTGATCTATCTGGGACAAATAACAATCTTTAGGGCACGCCTTATTTAGATCTCTGAAGTCCATACACATTTTCCATTTCCCTGAACTCTTTGGGACTAGGACGACATTCGATAGCCAAGTAGGAaattgtacttctcgaatatgCCCAGCCTCAAGCAATTGTCCCACCTATTTTCGTATAACTTTATATTTCTCAGGCCCGAACTGTCTCTTTTCCAATTTTACAGGGCGAGCATTAGACAAGATGTTCAACCAATGCTCTACAACATCTGGAGTCGTCCCTGTGAGTTCTTGGGCCGACCAAGCGAAAAAGCTGAGATTAGCCTGTAAACAAGTAACGAGTTCTTCCCTGACCCATGGGTCAAGGTCCGGGGCTATTCTGAGCGTCTTCTTTCCGGGCCCAAATGCTATGATATTCAGCTCTTCATCCATCACCTCCTGAATCTCCTTCCTTGCCACGGGCAACCCGCTTCTTCCCTTCTAATCATATTGACCTCCACACGCGCTCTCTTTCCCTCTTCCTTCACTATTCGTTTATAACACCGATGCGCGATTTTATGGTCTCCGCACAGGACTCCAACCCCCTTTCCCACAGAAAACTTCAGCTTCTAATGATATGTGGAAGCTACAGCTCTGAAATCCTTTAGGGCTGGTCATCCCAGAATTCCATTATACGCTGATGGGGTGTCCACCACGGTAAATGTTATCatctttgttacccgccgagggTCATGCCCCAAAGATAGAGGAAGGACAATCTGACCCAACGGTGGAATGGCATGTCATGCAAACCCATACAGTGGAATAGAGATCGGCTCGAACTCAAATTCTTCCACCTTCATCTGATCCAGattgctcttgaacaagatattcacggagcttccattatcaataaagatCTGTGCCACATCGTAATTGGCAACGGTGaccgtcaccaccaaggcatcgttatgtggagccataacgcctcggaggtcttctGACCCAAAGCTGATGACAAGATCTTGgggtaagtctgcacccctagatatctcaaaattctccaaccttctcccatgtgcttTTCGAGCCCGCCCCGAGTCTCCATCGGTAGCACCCTCGAGATCAAATAAaacattcctctcgtagggtggtttCCTTTATTCATTCCCCTCCACGGTTCGACGGGCTCCCgagggacatcttgacatcGACCCTCCCTTCTCTACTCCCCGAacctctgatttatccatggagggcctcgaCCTCGCCTAGGGGATGGGCGAGATCTCGATTCACTCTCGGATGAGGATCTTTCTTGCCTGCTCAGTGGCGGAAACCTAGCACTGCTCTCCACCCTCTGTGACTTCTCCCCCTTCTCCACTGattccctcacctccatcacttTATCCCGATTCATATTCAGAGGAACATGAGATGAGAATTGTCATCTACCTCTAGTTTTGTCTTCCTCTCTCTCACCtgcacccctcttccttcctccttgcTCCGCACCCTCAGCTCTTTTTCCCCCAAGCCGCTGCTCCATCCTCTTATGTAGGTGGGCGTCCTctagatttacatattttttcgCTCGAGATATTAGATGTCATGACTTGATGGAGGCTTCTTGACCACCGATTTAAAGAACTCCCCTCCTCTCAGTCCTTGGGTAAAgacacttatcatgatgtcaggggtagtTGCTGGTATCTCCAGCACTGCATTGTTAAAACGAtggacaaattctcgcaaaTTTTCAGCCCCTTGTTGTTTCATCACAAACAGGTTCATATAgtttttctggtgcctcttgaTGCTTGTGAATCGATGCAAGAAATCCGTAGAAAAATCCTTGAAAGATTTtatggagttgggctgcaggGTGTTAAATCATTGTTGGGCTGACATCACCAGCGTGCCCAAAAACACCATGCACCTAACTCCATCCAAATACTGATGCAacagagccgcattctcaaaacctccccaagtgttcctcggggTCAGTATGTTCATCGTATTCTCCCACATTTTActgtcgaaaatttggaggaatCCCTTTTTTCTAGAATAGCGAGTGAAAAaggacttcctctcttgggtgACGGTGCTATGCTTCCCAACTGCTGCTCAACATTCGTATTTCCTTCCACGTCTCTCCCATCTCAATATTCTCCCCACTTGGGAGGGGCTCTGTCACTTCAACCCTACTCTTGTGGCCCTCAGCATTTTCCTCTCGCTCTTGGCGAGTGGCCTGTTCTTCAGTAAACATAGACCCTGTTCTTTTTCATGGTCTTGTCTACTGTCCGGGTAATAAATTGGCCCAAttgttccagggtcaagttccctACGTTCTCATTAGGACGGGGTTGCTCGGCCCAGGTCTCGTGACGAGGTTGTTCAGCTCTTGTCTCCTGATGACGTTGTTCCTTCCTCGTCTCAAGACTTGGTTGTTCCTGCCTCGTCTCAGCATGAGATTGTTTGGGTCCCATCTGAGGACGTGACGATGCTGAGTTAGTTCTTTTGCTCCCTCTCCtacctaccatctctacgtcttaACTCAAAGCTTCCCACAGAGGCGCCAAGTTGTACTCActgaaaatttagggtccgattccgcAGATGACGCTAGTCTCAGTGCAGGCTTCGAATGAGctctgagcctgaaatcacgaagaagaccgttagaaaGGGGCCAGGAAGTATctcggcgtagcccctccgattCTCAAGTCAAAGACTGAAGATATAAGGGAAGAGCAGCTAAGGGTACTGCtgaaaaatattatagtgaatgAATAAATTAGACACACAAACttgatatttataggaaataCTTGGGCCCGTGATGGACCTCCCATCTTGACTGGGAATGGGCCAGAGGCCCTGGATCTGGTTTGGGCCTAACCATAGTGGACCCATCCACGAGGTATCAGAATCTATATATTTATACTAGTCATTTTTTGCATTTGTGTAATTGTACCATTATTTTTAGAATTATttgtatttatatttaaatatatataatatcttaattataaaaattaataatgagtcatattgtaatttaaaattataataaatttaatttgattatatataaatgacctttatattatatttgtgaAAATGAATGACAGACTAACTGTAATTTTGAAATaacgaattttttttaataaaaagaacCGTGACACGAAGTTTTTTGCTTTTATGCTCAAATTTGTAAAAAATAATGAAGAGTGATATTATAACGGTAAATTTCTCATAAATACCTAAAAGTAAACATACATTTTCTTCCACTCCCCATGTCAGTATTAGTATGTTTCAAGTCCCTGACATCTTTCCTTGTGTGTTTTAGGTCCCTACTTGGTAACAAGTTACCATGGTGCcctcaaattttttttgaaaaccgTAAATACCCTTATATGGgcaagtttaaaaaaaaaatgaaaatcttTCCCAAGAAACCCAAATTGGTCGGCTCTCATTATCCTCAACCCTTAAACACTCCGATCTTCCCATTGCCGATAAAAATGATTGGAAAAAATTGTGGCAAAATCCTTTCAACGACTAAACAAGAGTAAACTTTGCACCCAATATCTCTTCGTTTTCTGCAATCTCTCGTCCCTTTTGTCCTTTTACCTTGCTGTGTAATGGAATTTGCTGGAGTTGGGTCATCATCGAATCTTGCGTTTCTTGGTACCTTCAAGTTCGATAACCAACTCTTTGTGATTTCGATTTTCAGTGGGTGTagtttgtttgatatttttgcTAGTCTTGGGAAAAAAAAGAGGAGATTAATCCAGAATCTATTACTCTGCGATACCTAGCTCCCCAACATAAGATGTACGTGATGTTGaacgatgatgatgatgtgcTTAATATGTCCATCTTCATATGTGTATGAAGCTTACACTGATTGAACTGTTGGCAGAGAAAAAAGAACAGATTGGAGGTGGAAAATCTGTGGAGAGGTAGTATCgttattttgttctattttgtATGTTGTGTTATATTGGTATGTTTTATTTGTTCatattgcaattttttttagtGATAATCCTGGAAGATAAGAATACAGTGGTTTTGTGTTGTGTATGTGTTCGACTAATTGAAGCAGTAGTCTATTTTGTGTCATTATTTCCATTTGAGTAATTTAATTGATGCCCAAATTTTCAATATCTATTGTAGTACTATTGTTTTCCATTAGAAAACTTAGTTTTTACCTATTTATTACTGAATATATGGTTATGATATTGGTAAGGGTTGAGGAAGATGACAGACATTCCAGTAGTGATAAAGAGTTCGAAGATGCCCCTGCACAAAATTCCATTGACGCTTGGTTTCATTGCATCCGAGGCGAGGGGCAAATATTCAAGGATGCTGCAGAATGTAGGACCTATATTAAAAGTATTCGATTGCTACCAGACgttcatatttatataaaaaaaatgatcgAGAAAAGAATATCGCTATTTGTAGTGTAAAAAGTTGTAAATGGAGGATTTATGCTTCTCGACATAAAGCGGACAATCTATTTGGGATTAGAAAATGCAATTTACAACACTCGTGTGGGGAGGATAATTTACGTATTAGAGGGCATCCTAGAGCTGATGCAGCTTGGGTTGCTAATGTATTGAAGGATAAATTGAGGGGAGAGCCTTCTTATCGTCCTTGTTCAATGATGAGGGATTTACATAGGGACTATGGAGTAGAGATAGGTTATCGCAAGGTGTGGAAGGGCAAGGAAATAGCGATGCATGATATTCACGGTTCAGAAAAGGGCTGCTACGATAGATTGAGATGGTATTGCCAAGCCGTTAGAGAAACAAATCCTGGTGGTGTTGCTGAATTTGAGATAGATCTGGTAAACAATAAGTTTAAACGATTATTCATTTGTTTTAATGCTTGTGCAGTTGGTTTTGCTACTGGTTGTAGACCGTTGATATTTTTGGATGGCACtcacataaaaaataaatacaaaggAAGTATGCTACTTGCTGTGACGAAGGATGCCAATGACGATCTTTTCACTTTAGCATATTCTGTAGTAGATGCGGAGAATGATTCTAATTGGGAATGGTTTTGTTATCATTTGAGATGTGTCATACTTACGCATCATACCATGGGATTCGACAGATTCACTTTTTTCCCAGACAGACATCCTGGGATTATCAAGGCTATCCAACTTTTGTTTCCGGGTAGTCATCATGCATATTGTTTGAGGCACTTGGTCGATAATTTTGTGAAGACGGTTAGTACTTAATTAATGTTTTCTGTGtgtattatatgattaaatagtTATAATTTATGTACTgttattagaaaaaaaatttattacttGTCTTTTTGTCATTACAGGTGTTGCGAAGTTATCCTCTACATAACAAAAAACATTGGTCGTCGGTATTCAAAAAAGTTGCCTATGCCCCATCACAACATGAGTTTTCACAGCACATAAATAATATCTTTGAGTCAATGCCACTTGCAATAGCATTTATTCAAAAGTCTGAGCCTGAAAGTTGGGCTAATGCTTTGTTTCGTGGAAATCGTTGGGGTGTCATAAATAATAACATCGCTGAATGTTGGAATAATTGGGTTAAACCAGCTCGTTATCTCCCTGTTGTTTCTATGGTTGACCATATACGTGTTCAAATAATGAATATGATGCACCGACAACGCGAAGCAACATTAGGCATGGTGAAAGAATTAAGCCCAGCAAAGGAGAAGGCTGTTCTGAGCACATACATTGAATCTCGCACCTTGAGAGTGCACCGTTCATGTGGTTGGAAGTTTGAAGTAGTTGATTGTGATAAAACATGTGCTGTTGATTTGAATGAATGGACTTGTTCATATAGAGCCTGGCAGATCCATATGCTCCCTTGCAAACATGCTTGTGCTgccatagaatcgaagtcaatGTCGGTATACGCCTTCTatgataaatttttcaaaactgatATGTATCGTCAAACATACAAGGGCATTATTAATCCCATACCGACATTTGACATGTATGAGTTTAATGGCGATGAAGGATATGTAATCAATGCTCCTGATGTGCGTAGTCAGCCAGGGCGTAGAAAGACTCAAAGAATACCATCCCAAATTCAATCACGTCTGTCAAATTGTAGTCGCTGTCATGTACGAGGACACAACCGAAGAAGCTGCAAAGAAGCTATAAACTAGCTTATTTTGTCTTTTTGGTTTTTTTGAATGGTGCTCGTAGAAATTTGTTCACTTTTCGTTGACCATTT
It contains:
- the LOC142537721 gene encoding uncharacterized protein LOC142537721, which produces MDKFSQIFSPLLFHHKQVHIVFLVPLDACESMQEIRRKILERFYGVGLQGNTWARDGPPILTGNGPEALDLLTLIELLAEKKEQIGGGKSVERVEEDDRHSSSDKEFEDAPAQNSIDAWFHCIRGEGQIFKDAAESDNLFGIRKCNLQHSCGEDNLRIRGHPRADAAWVANVLKDKLRGEPSYRPCSMMRDLHRDYGVEIGYRKVWKGKEIAMHDIHGSEKGCYDRLRWYCQAVRETNPGGVAEFEIDLVNNKFKRLFICFNACAVGFATGCRPLIFLDGTHIKNKYKGSMLLAVTKDANDDLFTLAYSVVDAENDSNWEWFCYHLRCVILTHHTMGFDRFTFFPDRHPGIIKAIQLLFPGSHHAYCLRHLVDNFVKTVLRSYPLHNKKHWSSVFKKVAYAPSQHEFSQHINNIFESMPLAIAFIQKSEPESWANALFRGNRWGVINNNIAECWNNWVKPARYLPVVSMVDHIRVQIMNMMHRQREATLGMVKELSPAKEKAVLSTYIESRTLRVHRSCGWKFEVVDCDKTCAVDLNEWTCSYRAWQIHMLPCKHACAAIESKSMSVYAFYDKFFKTDMYRQTYKGIINPIPTFDMYEFNGDEGYVINAPDVRSQPGRRKTQRIPSQIQSRLSNCSRCHVRGHNRRSCKEAIN
- the LOC142537720 gene encoding uncharacterized protein LOC142537720 is translated as MDEELNIIAFGPGKKTLRIAPDLDPWVREELVTCLQANLSFFAWSAQELTGTTPDVVEHWLNILSNARPVKLEKRQFGPEKYKVKKFKRGPDCEKAFGELKKYLPELPVLAKPVAEIRYSGLEKLSLALMMMARRLRPYFLSHTIVVLTNSPLGRILTHSDMSGHLVNWTTELGEYDIQYEPRTAIKAQALADILAENVHRENEDPWKVYVDGSSSKDGSGVGVVLISPAGEEVKLAVRLEFRASNNETKYEAVLAGLRAARNVGATRVLVFFDSQLVAQQMEGIYDVKDEKLIEYAQEMDRVREKFTEAAFEQIHRKENERADTLAKMTGTMGI
- the LOC142537941 gene encoding uncharacterized protein LOC142537941, giving the protein MNLGELVERADVIRSSACHNLREGKAFRDQLQATIDEAKTTHAKEISKSQARSDDLQKEKQELQRLTEDQAKEIQKLKDELKSSRAEMTQSAGTLKTPRRNMLQKPPHSKKNSSSLKNSTRFVVLKLIITWRWVSRVLSTSSRLTVTLRQALPPTSSTSRIS